DNA from Helicobacter pylori:
CTAAACGCTCAAAAGATTGAACAAGTTTTAGAACAAATCGCGCAGTTTGGCATGCCTAATTATTTTGGCTCACAACGCTTCGGGAAGTTCAATGACAACCATAAAGAGGGTTTAAAAATCTTACAAAATGAAACGAAATTTGCCCACCAAAAACTAAACGCTTTTTTAATTTCAAGCTATCAAAGTTATTTGTTTAATTCGCTTTTAAGCAAACGATTAGAAATCAGTAAAATCATTAGCGATTTTAGCGTCAAAGAAAATTTAGAATTTTTTAAACAAAAAAATTTAAGCGTCCATTCAAACACCCTAAAAGCCCTTAAAAACCAAGCCCACCCCTTTAAAATCCTAGAAGGCGATGTGATGCGCCATTACCCTTATGGGAAGTTTTTTGACGCTTTAAAATTAGAAAAAGAAAGCGAAAGGTTTTTGAAAAAAGAAGCTGTGCCTACGGGGTTACTGGACGGCAAAAAAGCTCTTTATGCAAAAAATTTGAGTTTTGAAATTGAAAAAGAATTCCAGCATAACCTTTTAAGTGGCCATGCTAAAACGCTAGGCTCTAGGCGGTTTTTTTGGGTGTTTGCAGAAAATATAACTTCTCAATACATCAAAGAAAAAGCGCAATTTGAATTGGGATTTTACTTGCCTAAAGGGAGTTATGCGAGCGCGTTGCTCAAAGAAATCAAGCATGAGAAAGGAGAAAATAATGACGAATTTTGAAAAGATTATCGCGCAAAACAGGCTCAAAACGAACGCGGTTTTAACCACTTATTGCGTAATTTTTGCTTTTATCGGGTTGTTGGTGGATGCTATTAGAATCAACGCTAATGATTTAGGCATAGCCCTTTTTAAACTCATCACTTTTCAAATTTTTCCTACAATTACCATTATCATGTTTTTAGTGGCTTTTGTCATTATTCTTGTTTGTATCCAAAATTTTAGCTCTATCATGTTAAGCGGCGATGAATACAAGCTTATTGACCCAAGCAAGGTTTTAAGCTCCAAAGAAAATCAAATCCATCGCCTTTTATTAGAGCTTTTAGAAGAAGCTAAGCTTCATTTTGAGCCTAAGCTTTACATCATTAACGCCCCTTACATGAACGCTTTTGCGAGCGGGTGGGATGAATCTAATTCCCTTATCGCTCTTACAAGCGCTTTAATAGAGAAGTTGGATAGAGACGAATTAAAAGCCGTGATCGCTCATGAGCTCAGCCACATACGGCACAACGACATCCGCTTGACCATGTGCGTGGGGATTTTGAGCAATATCATGCTGTTAGTGGCTAATTTTAGCGTGTATTTTTTCATGGGGAATCGCAAGAATAGTGGGGCGAATTTAGCCCGAATGATTTTATGGGTTTTACAGATTATTTTGCCTTTTTTAACGCTTATTTTACAAATGTATTTGAGCCGCACACGAGAATACATGGCCGATAGCGGGGCGGCGTTTTTAATGCATGACAATAAGCCCATGATTAGAGCCTTGCAAAAAATTTCCAACGATTACACCAACAACGATTATAAAGAAATAGATAAAAATAGCACCCGATCAGCGGCCTATCTTTTTAACGCTGAAATGTTTAGCACCCACCCTAGCGTTAAAAATCGTATCCAATCCTTAAGAAGACGCGTGATCTAAATGGAAAATTTTTTCAACCAATTTTTTGAAAACATCGGCGAAGACAAGAATCGAGAGGGTTTGAAAGAAACGCCTAAAAGGGTTCAAGAATTATGGAAATTCTTGTATAAAGGCTATAAAGAAGATCCTAGAGTGGCTTTAAAAAGCGCGTATTTTCAAGGCGTTTGCGATGAAATGATAGTGGCTCAAAACATTGAATTCTACTCCACTTGCGAGCACCATTTGCTCCCTTTTTTGGGGAATATTAGCGTGGGATATATCCCTAAGGAAAAGATTGTAGGCATTAGCGCGATCGCTAAACTCATTGAAATTTATAGCAAACGCCTACAAATCCAAGAAAGGCTGACCACTCAAATTGCAGAAACCTTTGATGAGATCATAGAGCCAAGGGGCATGATCGTGATTTGTGAAGCCAAGCATTTGTGCATGAGCATGCAAGGGGTGCAAAAGCAAAATGCGATCATTAAAACAAGCGTGTTAAGAGGCCTCTTCAAAAAAGACCCTAAAACCAGAGCTGAATTTATGCAACTCTTAAAATCTTAGGTTATAATTCTATGCATGAGTAACCCTAATTTGTCCTTTTATTATAATGAGTGCGAGCGTTTTGAAAGCTTTTTAAAAAACCATCATTTACACCTTGAAGGCTTCCACCCTTATTTGGAAAAAGCCTTTTTTGAAATGGTGCTTAATGGGGGCAAAAGGTTCCGCCCTAAGCTTTTTTTAGCCGTGCTTTGCTCTTTAGTGGGTAAAAAAGATTATCTTAACCAACAAACAGAATATTTTAAAATCGCTTTAAGCATTGAATGCTTGCACACTTATTCGCTCATTCATGACGATTTGCCTTGCATGGATAACGCCGCTTTAAGAAGAAACCACCCCACTTTACACGCCAAATACGATGAAACCACAGCCGTTTTAATCGGCGATGCGCTCAACACCTACTCTTTTGAATTGCTCTCAAATTCTTTACTAGAAAGCCGTATCATTGTGGAATTAGTCAAAATCTTAAGCGCTAATGGGGGGATTAAGGGCATGATTTTAGGGCAGGCTTTGGATTGCTATTTTGAAAACACGCCCTTAAATTTAGAGCAGCTCACTTTCTTACACGAGCATAAAACCGCTAAATTGATTAGTGCAAGCCTGATTATGGGGCTTGTTGCGAGCGGCATTAACGATGAAGAGCTTTTAAAATGGCTTCAGGCTTTTGGGTTAAAAATGGGTCTTTGTTTTCAAGTGCTAGATGATATTATAGACGTTACACAAGATGAAGAAGAAAGCGGTAAAACCACTCATTTAGACGGCGCTAAAAACAGCTTCGTGAATTTGTTAGGGCTAGAAAAGGCAAGCGGTTACGCTCAAACTTTAAAAACAGAGGTTTTAAACGATTTGAATGCATTAGAACCTACTTATCTTTCATTGCAAGAAAATTTAAACGCATTATTGAACACTCTATTTAAAGGCAAGACATGAAAAAAATTTTACTCACCAACGATGATGGCTACCATGCAAAAGGCATTAAAGCTTTAGAACAAGCTTTAGAAGAAATGGCAGAAATTTATGTGGTCGCCCCCAAGCATGAAAAAAGTGCATGCTCGCAATGCATCACTATCACCGCGCCTTTAAGAGCGGAGAAAATTAAGGGCAAAGAAGGCCGGCATTACAGGATTGATGATGGCACGCCAAGCGATTGTGTGTATCTGGCGATCAATGAGTTGTTTAAACATGTTTGTTTTGATTTGGTGATTTCAGGGATCAATCTTGGCTCTAACATGGGCGAAGACACGATTTATTCAGGAACGGTGGCCGGAGCGATTGAAGGCACGATCCAAGGTGTGCCTTCCATTGCGATTTCTCAAATCCTTTCTAACAAAAACAAAAACACTCCCTTAAGTTTTGATTTGGCTCAAAAGATCATCCAGGATTTAGTCCAAAACGTTTTCACCAAAGGCTACCCTTTAAAGGGGCGCAAACTCCTGAATGTGAATGTCCCTAATTGCTCCTTACAAGAATATCAAGGCGAACGCATCACTCCTAAGGGCTATAGGCTGTATAAAAAAGAAGTGCATAAACGAACAGACCCCAAAAATGAAAGCTATTTTTGGCTAGGGTTACACCCCTTAGAATGGCAAAAGCGCGAAAATGAAGACAGACTCTCTGATTTTGACGCTATCGCTTCAAACCATGCCTCTATCACGCCTTTAAATTTAGATTTAACCAGTTATGATGATCTAAAAAGCTTGGAATCTTGGCATGAGGGAATGTTAAAGTGAATAAAAAGCACCGCTTGGCTTTTTTAGGGCTAATTGTTGGGGTGTTTTTTTTCTTTAGTGCATGTGAGCACCGCTTGCACATGGGGTATTATTCAGAAGTTACAGGGGATTATTTGTTCAATTATAATTCCACTATCGTGGTGGCTTATGACAGAAGCGATGCGATGACTTCTTATTATATCAATGTGATCGTTTATGAATTGCAAAAATTAGGCTTTTATAACGTCTTCACGCAAGCGGAATTCCCGCTAGATAAAGCAAAAAATGTGATCTATGCGCGCATTGTCCGTAATATCTCGGCTGTGCCGTTTTATCAATACAATTACCAGCTGATCGATCAAGTCAATAAGCCTTGTTATTTTCTTGGGGGGCAGTTTTATTGCTCCCAAACCCCCACAGATTATTACGCTATCAATGGCTTTAGCGAGCAAATTTTGATGAGCGCTAATTCGCATTTTATTTTGGATTGGTATGATGTGGTGCTGCAAAAACGGGTTTTATATGTGGATGGGAGCGTGAGCGGGAGGACTTGCGGCTATCAAATGCTTTATAGGGATTTGATTAAAAGCACGATCAAGCGCATTGATTTTAACCGCCCTGAACGCTACTACTACAATTTAAGACTGCCCCTTTATCAGCCATGTTATAGGGAATGAAATGGTTATCAGGCGATTGTATAAATTTTGCGCTAGCCATGTGGTGCGCAATTGCTCTTCTTTAAAATGCGCTCAAAATATCCATGGGCATAATTATGAAGTGGAAGTCTTTATTGAAACCAACCGCCTAGACAATGCTAACATGGTGCTAGATTTTGGGTTGATGCAACAAGAAATGCAAACCTTTATAGACTCCTTTGATCATGCCCATCATTTTTGGGATAAAGAAAGCCTTGAGTTTCAGCGTTTTATAGAAACCAACTGCGTTCGTTACGTGAAATGCTCGTTTAATTTGAGCGCGGAGAGTTACGCCCTCATGTTTTTATACTACCTGACAAAAATTTTACAAAAAAGCGTTTTTTCTAATAATGAAGGGGAGTTAAAAGTCTCTAGCGTGCGCGTGCATGAGACTAAAAACGGCTACGCTG
Protein-coding regions in this window:
- the truD gene encoding tRNA pseudouridine(13) synthase TruD: MNLNFMPLLHAYNHASIDFHFNSSARDFCVHEVPLYEFSNTGEHAVIQVRKSGLSTLEMLQIFSQILGVKIAELGYAGLKDKNALTTQFISLPKKYALLLEKNTSNFQERNLKILSLNYHHNKIKLGHLKGNRFFMRFKKMTPLNAQKIEQVLEQIAQFGMPNYFGSQRFGKFNDNHKEGLKILQNETKFAHQKLNAFLISSYQSYLFNSLLSKRLEISKIISDFSVKENLEFFKQKNLSVHSNTLKALKNQAHPFKILEGDVMRHYPYGKFFDALKLEKESERFLKKEAVPTGLLDGKKALYAKNLSFEIEKEFQHNLLSGHAKTLGSRRFFWVFAENITSQYIKEKAQFELGFYLPKGSYASALLKEIKHEKGENNDEF
- the htpX gene encoding zinc metalloprotease HtpX, whose amino-acid sequence is MTNFEKIIAQNRLKTNAVLTTYCVIFAFIGLLVDAIRINANDLGIALFKLITFQIFPTITIIMFLVAFVIILVCIQNFSSIMLSGDEYKLIDPSKVLSSKENQIHRLLLELLEEAKLHFEPKLYIINAPYMNAFASGWDESNSLIALTSALIEKLDRDELKAVIAHELSHIRHNDIRLTMCVGILSNIMLLVANFSVYFFMGNRKNSGANLARMILWVLQIILPFLTLILQMYLSRTREYMADSGAAFLMHDNKPMIRALQKISNDYTNNDYKEIDKNSTRSAAYLFNAEMFSTHPSVKNRIQSLRRRVI
- the folE gene encoding GTP cyclohydrolase I FolE codes for the protein MENFFNQFFENIGEDKNREGLKETPKRVQELWKFLYKGYKEDPRVALKSAYFQGVCDEMIVAQNIEFYSTCEHHLLPFLGNISVGYIPKEKIVGISAIAKLIEIYSKRLQIQERLTTQIAETFDEIIEPRGMIVICEAKHLCMSMQGVQKQNAIIKTSVLRGLFKKDPKTRAEFMQLLKS
- a CDS encoding polyprenyl synthetase family protein, whose amino-acid sequence is MSNPNLSFYYNECERFESFLKNHHLHLEGFHPYLEKAFFEMVLNGGKRFRPKLFLAVLCSLVGKKDYLNQQTEYFKIALSIECLHTYSLIHDDLPCMDNAALRRNHPTLHAKYDETTAVLIGDALNTYSFELLSNSLLESRIIVELVKILSANGGIKGMILGQALDCYFENTPLNLEQLTFLHEHKTAKLISASLIMGLVASGINDEELLKWLQAFGLKMGLCFQVLDDIIDVTQDEEESGKTTHLDGAKNSFVNLLGLEKASGYAQTLKTEVLNDLNALEPTYLSLQENLNALLNTLFKGKT
- the surE gene encoding 5'/3'-nucleotidase SurE, yielding MKKILLTNDDGYHAKGIKALEQALEEMAEIYVVAPKHEKSACSQCITITAPLRAEKIKGKEGRHYRIDDGTPSDCVYLAINELFKHVCFDLVISGINLGSNMGEDTIYSGTVAGAIEGTIQGVPSIAISQILSNKNKNTPLSFDLAQKIIQDLVQNVFTKGYPLKGRKLLNVNVPNCSLQEYQGERITPKGYRLYKKEVHKRTDPKNESYFWLGLHPLEWQKRENEDRLSDFDAIASNHASITPLNLDLTSYDDLKSLESWHEGMLK
- a CDS encoding 6-pyruvoyl trahydropterin synthase family protein, with product MVIRRLYKFCASHVVRNCSSLKCAQNIHGHNYEVEVFIETNRLDNANMVLDFGLMQQEMQTFIDSFDHAHHFWDKESLEFQRFIETNCVRYVKCSFNLSAESYALMFLYYLTKILQKSVFSNNEGELKVSSVRVHETKNGYAESFLNDLENPHFKSLVHDHCVSFSQGIQSLWHDKDFFHKIISDEGKCFFHAKPLHQIP